The DNA window TAATTAACAGTTTACATAAATTTTCCTATTAGTTAGAGGTGGTGTTCCTTATATTAAACTTATTTTTAAGTTTCCTTTAAATATCCAGTATCTTTTAGATTTGGATATTTAGCTCCATTTTTTGCTAGTCTATCACAAATTTCATTCTCCCTATGACCACTATGCCCTTTAATCCAGCACCATTCAATTTGATGACGAGTAACAGCCTTTTCTAAGGCTATCCATAAATCCTGATTTTGTACTGCTTTTTTCTGGCTATTACACCAATTATTTTGTTTCCATTTCATAATCCACTTTGTTATTCCATTTTTAACGTATTTACTATCACTGTATAGTTTAACTGAACACGGCTCGGTTAAACTATTTAGTGCGATAATAACTGCTCGTAATTCCATTCTATTATTAGTTGTAAAATAGTAGCCATGACTAATTTGTTTTTCTGTATTTTTATAATTGAGTAATATACCGATACCGCCTGGTCCTGGGTTACCTAAACACGAGCCATCAGTAAAAATAGATACATTTTTTAACATAAATTTTCCTTTATAATATGTATTTCATAAAAAATATTGCTATTGTTTTCATTAAAACTATTAACCATAATATTTGTATTGCGAAACGCTTCTTTAATTTTTAATTGGTTAATAGTAATTTGATCTGTTTGTACGTATTCGAGGTATTTAATTGCTATGTAACTTAATACAGCATTAGCATTTGCACTTTTTAGTAAATTTTCATAGTGTTTCTTACTGATTGTAACAGTCTCAATATGTTTCTCAGCCATAAATTAGTTCCTTAAATATTTGTTAATAAATCGTTCTAGTTTATATTTGACGGTATTAAAATTATTATCTTTAGTTTTAATACGTAATGTTCGAATACCACAAGAGTTAAATAATTGATCTCGTTGTATGTCGTATCTTTTTTTACTAGAATGGCTTGTATCATCTAGTTCAACAATAAATACGGTATTTAATCGTTTATCTAATACTACAAAATCAACTCGTTTTTGATTGATTTTCCAAAATAAACGTCGTTCATTGTTAATCGGTCTGATAATGCACGAAAACGGCACTTGAGCTAAAATGATATGATTAGGCAATATATTAATCAAATAACGAAATAGTTGTGATTCAGTTTTGGTTAAAATAAATCTTTTTTTATATTGATTATTACCATTATAATTTTTGGACTGTAATTTTGATTTTAAATAATTAACTATTTCATATAACACCATATATAAAAATATTAATGTTATTGCTATTAGTCCGATATAAATCAAATATTCATTAGACATTAATTATCTCCAGTTATTGGTAGACTTAATTCTCTGAATTTTTTATCAGAATCGGTTGGTGTATTGCTATCATATGAAGTTGATTGATTTGCAAAACGTTTATTTAAAATTACAGTAGCTGTGTTATTTGTTATAGAACGTTGTAAATCCATTTCTAATCTAATTTGTTCAATTTCTCTATCAATTAACATTAATGATTTTTCCAACTCTTTCTGTGCTTTCTCATTTACAGCTACATTAGGTTCACGCATACCTGCTAATAATGTTCTACGTGCTAAAATTGCTTTTTCTAGTATACGAGAAACAGCTATTTCACTGGCTAAACGATTAGATAATACAATTTGATCGGGATCTTCTTTTAATGCTTCAATTAATCCTCTTGTAACAGGAATCGATGCTGAACTCACCGATTTTAAATCTTCAGTGGAGGGTACTCTTTCATGTAATACCTTACTTAATTTTTCAGATACAGATTTTGTTTCTTTTTCAATTAAAGGTGATAAACCTGTCCCAGCTCTTGATTTTTCTTGACCACATTGATTACAAGTATTAATAGTTCTATCGCCGATAACTTCTGTTAGCCATTCGCTAGCTTCTCTTGGATTTTTCCATGTTTCACATAATAGTCCTGAACAGGAAGAGGTCGTAACAGATGCGTTA is part of the Mergibacter septicus genome and encodes:
- a CDS encoding DUF2726 domain-containing protein, with the protein product MSNEYLIYIGLIAITLIFLYMVLYEIVNYLKSKLQSKNYNGNNQYKKRFILTKTESQLFRYLINILPNHIILAQVPFSCIIRPINNERRLFWKINQKRVDFVVLDKRLNTVFIVELDDTSHSSKKRYDIQRDQLFNSCGIRTLRIKTKDNNFNTVKYKLERFINKYLRN
- the rnhA gene encoding ribonuclease HI; this encodes MLKNVSIFTDGSCLGNPGPGGIGILLNYKNTEKQISHGYYFTTNNRMELRAVIIALNSLTEPCSVKLYSDSKYVKNGITKWIMKWKQNNWCNSQKKAVQNQDLWIALEKAVTRHQIEWCWIKGHSGHRENEICDRLAKNGAKYPNLKDTGYLKET